A window from Moritella yayanosii encodes these proteins:
- a CDS encoding UvrD-helicase domain-containing protein has product MSLSALPDYYFSTFAQLLGANCRTLSFRPEGAVFTTKQQQIYHYTWATFEPRLKHYRGSFFDTLVVSWENQRVRLNGIAKTEVAGLIDDLYFYALTGKEADILELYQQLTQVIEQGYIPYSKWIFLQTQLAPWADWLEILPTINKVPAALKLPLARLRFWQQSKVENLDKYNQAVMNKHKQRYKSLFDGLERHPLTDQQRDACIVANDANLVLAGAGCGKTSVMLGRCAYLLESQQATADSILILAFAKDAVQEMKTRLAERLPNAKITVKTFHALALDIIKQVDNERPKVSKLASSDRAKQQFFKQSITTLLLDEDFNALFSEYCYAYVAWFGKFPEDKYEAEVKRLLAGKGGYKKLLSQLAELTMQYKNTLTVTSEQKLKALPDTDFAALTHEIVVILLAHYQHDLDDNNEIDFDGMLTKASDYVCDGQFSSPWLHILVDEFQDISQARATLVRHLQTQHDDSKLFCVGDDWQAIYQFAGSDIAVTTRFSDYFGITSTLPLDTTFRFNDQISAVASKFVMANPEQMHKQITTHIQAKKACIQINYYQLGNDHNSNNKQDDAATLLLEKKLTQLAAANKGVSKGQSKGAGQQQSVLLLARFNFQLPDSKTLTALSTQYPQLDIKSMTVHSAKGQEADNVIVLAMEAGEHGFPCHKRRHPFAQILQPEPSGFPDAEERRLFYVALTRARQQVYLLCNKDKPSAFIEELLAGDYAITIAK; this is encoded by the coding sequence TTGAGTCTATCTGCATTGCCTGATTATTATTTTTCTACCTTCGCACAGCTATTAGGGGCAAATTGTCGCACCTTATCGTTTCGACCAGAAGGTGCTGTGTTTACCACGAAACAGCAACAAATTTACCACTATACTTGGGCAACATTTGAGCCACGGCTGAAACATTACCGAGGATCATTTTTTGATACCTTAGTGGTGTCTTGGGAAAATCAACGGGTGCGGTTAAATGGTATTGCCAAGACGGAGGTCGCTGGGCTTATTGATGATTTGTATTTCTATGCATTAACGGGGAAAGAAGCCGATATCCTCGAATTATATCAGCAGCTTACACAGGTGATCGAACAGGGATATATACCCTATTCAAAATGGATTTTTTTACAAACCCAGCTAGCACCTTGGGCTGATTGGTTGGAAATATTACCGACAATTAACAAAGTCCCTGCTGCACTTAAATTACCTTTAGCGCGTTTACGTTTTTGGCAGCAAAGTAAGGTCGAAAATTTAGATAAATATAACCAAGCAGTGATGAATAAGCACAAGCAACGTTATAAAAGCTTGTTTGATGGCCTTGAACGCCACCCACTGACTGATCAACAACGTGATGCCTGCATTGTCGCTAATGATGCAAACTTGGTATTAGCGGGCGCAGGGTGTGGGAAAACCAGTGTAATGTTAGGGCGCTGTGCTTATTTATTAGAGTCACAGCAAGCAACTGCCGATTCAATCCTGATTTTAGCGTTTGCCAAAGATGCTGTCCAAGAGATGAAGACAAGACTTGCCGAGCGCTTACCCAATGCCAAGATAACCGTGAAAACCTTCCATGCCTTAGCGTTAGATATTATTAAGCAGGTGGATAACGAAAGGCCGAAAGTCAGTAAGTTAGCCAGTAGTGATAGAGCCAAGCAGCAGTTTTTCAAACAAAGCATCACTACACTATTGCTTGATGAAGACTTTAATGCCTTGTTTAGCGAGTATTGTTACGCGTATGTCGCTTGGTTTGGCAAATTTCCTGAGGATAAATATGAGGCCGAAGTGAAGCGGTTATTAGCAGGTAAGGGCGGTTATAAAAAACTGTTAAGTCAGCTGGCCGAATTGACTATGCAGTATAAAAATACCTTAACGGTAACATCTGAGCAAAAATTAAAAGCGTTACCTGATACCGACTTCGCCGCATTAACACATGAGATTGTGGTGATTCTGCTTGCACATTACCAGCATGATTTAGACGACAACAATGAGATAGATTTTGATGGCATGCTCACTAAGGCAAGTGATTATGTGTGTGATGGTCAATTTAGCTCTCCTTGGTTACATATTCTTGTTGATGAGTTTCAGGATATTTCGCAGGCGCGCGCAACCTTAGTTAGACACTTACAAACCCAGCACGATGACAGTAAGCTATTCTGTGTTGGTGATGATTGGCAGGCTATTTATCAATTTGCAGGTAGTGATATTGCGGTAACAACGCGTTTCAGTGATTATTTTGGTATCACCAGTACATTACCACTTGATACCACGTTTCGCTTTAACGATCAGATCAGTGCGGTTGCCAGTAAGTTTGTGATGGCGAATCCAGAGCAAATGCATAAACAGATAACCACGCATATCCAAGCTAAGAAAGCCTGTATCCAGATCAACTATTATCAGCTTGGTAACGATCATAACAGTAACAACAAGCAAGATGATGCAGCGACATTATTGCTAGAAAAGAAATTAACCCAATTAGCGGCGGCTAATAAAGGTGTCAGTAAAGGTCAAAGTAAAGGCGCAGGCCAACAACAATCGGTGCTCTTACTGGCTCGTTTTAATTTTCAGTTACCGGATAGCAAGACGCTGACGGCATTATCCACACAATATCCGCAGTTAGATATAAAATCAATGACGGTGCACAGTGCGAAAGGGCAGGAAGCCGATAATGTCATCGTGTTAGCAATGGAAGCGGGAGAGCATGGTTTCCCTTGTCATAAACGTCGTCATCCATTTGCGCAAATACTACAACCGGAACCCTCAGGTTTCCCTGATGCTGAAGAACGCCGACTGTTTTATGTTGCGTTAACCCGCGCGCGTCAGCAAGTATATTTACTGTGTAATAAAGACAAGCCATCGGCGTTTATTGAAGAGCTGCTGGCTGGCGATTACGCCATCACCATCGCAAAGTAA